In Pochonia chlamydosporia 170 chromosome 3, whole genome shotgun sequence, the following are encoded in one genomic region:
- a CDS encoding heavy metal tolerance protein precursor (similar to Aspergillus terreus NIH2624 XP_001218207.1) gives MGATDENQPPDPRDLRSAFDDTSVTDTILRQTQLLYSLVLLVAFVTGAAWYSVYNAKKEEDLVQPTVKGPGGKPLPITKRKKRDDSERKLGPRFGPAAKNVFRYLAAILFLSYVGTGVSMFVHAFWHENPYKWSREGLPWAGEWSVVHVTGSTFFYLYILFSLFDWRKGPNIVHLAIWVLGLCGELVLFVTTFIAAADCHFARSVRTANSANDDEESCVDYWAKIDLVLYFVRLLHLLALIGFFCIAWIMKVRHDDHGLEAAAPCSESTPLLNGRANGSYETSNGQTYGSQERRSRKRTLSSATRASGYGTSRKEEQAAFYRPEKLPRRTWVEYVRGYSLFFPYLWPKDSTRLQLQVLFCFILVIVQRCVNVAVPWQIGRVVDSLAEAVRSVQRGEPLTTDTFPLKDFLLLGGLWIFQGQTGLLGSLRSLLWIPVSQYSYRGLTTAAFNHVHCLSLDFHLSKRTGEVLSALNKGSAINQFLEQVTFQVVPMLFDLFLSIILFYWAFGAFYAEINLVNTCWYLYMTIKMAATRADHRREMTNADREEEAVKNDSISSYETVKYFNAEEFESRRYQDKVGVFQRAEAKVQMGMVLMNICQTLVFNLGRIVASLVCGWQVAVGVRTTGQWFTVVAYLTQLQGPLNFFGTFYRTVQQAMISGERLLELFKIQPTVVDTPHAVPLEDFHGHVRWKNVSFAYDRRKPALRNISFECAPGTTTAFVGESGGGKSTLFRHMFRYYDCDEGSIEFDGIDVKDLTIESVRRQIGVVPQDTTLFNESLMYNLQYANPSATEEEVYAACRAASIHDRIMSFPDQYNTQVGERGLRLSGGEKQRVAIARTILKDPRIIMLDEATSALDTHTEQEIQDNVWNIGEGRTLLIIAHRLSTITHADQIIVLHAGEIVERGTHDELLDANGRYASMWEKQIRAERALDAAREAHLKAARAVRRANMGSKTPEEATMEDYQSLGSSGTLSGNATSRGNNGGDSTSASSSASSASSDAESTHTDDHEDDRH, from the exons ATGGGAGCCACCGACGAGAACCAGCCTCCCGATCCGAGAGACCTAAGATCTGCGTTCGACGATACCAGCGTTACTGATACCATCCTTCGCCAGACGCAACTTCTATATTCCTTGGTGCTTCTTGTTGCATTTGTGACAGGTGCGGCCTGGTATAGCGTATACAATGCTaagaaagaagaggaccTGGTCCAACCCACAGTCAAGGGACCAGGTGGGAAGCCTCTGCCCATTACGAAGCGTAAGAAGCGGGATGATAGCGAGCGCAAGTTGGGACCTCGCTTTGGACCGGCAGCCAAGAATGTCTTTCGCTATTTAGCGGCTATTCTATTCTTGAGCTATGTTGGTACAGGCGTGTCAATGTTTGTTCATGCCTTCTGGCATGAGAACCCTTATAAATGGTCAAGAGAAGGCCTGCCGTGGGCAGGCGAGTGGAGCGTG GTCCATGTCACCGGCTCCACGTTTTTCTACTTGTatatcctcttctccttgtttGACTGGAGAAAAGGCCCAAACATTGTGCATCTTGCCATCTGGGTCTTGGGACTCTGTGGTGAACTTGTACTTTTCGTCACCACCTTTATTGCGGCTGCCGATTGCCACTTTGCTCGCTCGGTTCGAACAGCGAATTCCGccaacgatgatgaggagagtTGCGTGGATTACTGGGCAAAGATTGATCTAGTTCTCTATTTTGTtcggcttcttcacctcCTGGCCCTCATCGGCTTCTTCTGCATTGCCTGGATAATGAAAGTCCGTCATGACGACCATGGGCTTGAGGCGGCAGCTCCTTGTTCAGAGTCTACACCGTTGCTCAATGGACGAGCTAATGGGTCGTATGAGACGAGCAACGGTCAGACATATGGTTCACAAGAACGACGATCTCGCAAGCGGACATTGTCGAGCGCCACACGGGCCTCCGGTTATGGCACCTCCcgcaaagaagagcaagctgCGTTTTACCGCCCAGAGAAACTCCCTCGCCGGACCTGGGTGGAGTATGTCCGCGGATACTCGCTGTTCTTTCCGTATTTGTGGCCAAAGGACTCGACCCGATTACAGTTGCAGGTCCTGTTCTGCTTTATTTTGGTGATTGTTCAAAGATGCGTGAACGTGGCAGTTCCCTGGCAGATTGGACGTGTTGTCGATAGTCTCGCCGAGGCCGTTCGAAGTGTACAGCGTGGTGAACCACTGACCACCGACACCTTTCCTCTGAAGGATTTTCTTTTACTGGGCGGCCTGTGGATATTCCAAGGCCAAACCGGCTTACTGGGGTCTTTGAGATCACTTCTCTGGATTCCAGTGTCGCAATACTCCTATCGAGGATTGACCACTGCAGCCTTTAACCACGTACACTGCCTCAGCCTCGACTTTCACTTGTCAAAGCGAACTGGAGAAGTTTTATCAGCGCTGAACAAGGGTTCCGCCATCAACCAGTTTCTTGAGCAGGTGACATTTCAAGTCGTTCCGATGCTTTTTGatcttttcctttccatCATTCTCTTCTATTGGGCCTTTGGAGCATTCTACGCCGAAATCAACCTGGTCAATACCTGTTGGTATTTGTACATGACcatcaagatggcggcgACTCGTGCCGATCATAGACGGGAAATGACGAATGCTGATcgagaagaggaggctgTGAAAAACGATTCAATCTCTAGTTACGAGACTGTGAAATACTTCAATGCTGAAGAGTTCGAATCCAGACGATATCAGGACAAGGTTGGCGTGTTCCAGAGAGCCGAAGCTAAAGTCCAGATGGGCATGGTTCTGATGAATATCTGTCAAACCTTGGTATTCAATTTGGGGAGGATCGTCGCGTCGTTGGTCTGTGGCTGGCAAGTAGCGGTGGGTGTTCGGACAACGGGACAGTGGTTTACTGTGGTGGCATACTTGACCCAGTTGCAGGGCCCACTGAACTTTTTCGGGACCTTCTACAGAACGGTACAGCAAGCTATGATATCCGGTGAACGACTGCTGGAACTCTTCAAGATTCAGCCCACGGTGGTTGATACGCCGCATGCAGTACCTCTCGAAGACTTCCATGGTCATGTCCGCTGGAAGAATGTCAGCTTTGCTTATGATAGACGTAAGCCAGCCCTGCGCAACATCAGCTTCGAGTGTGCCCCTGGCACAACAACGGCATTTGTTGGCGAATCGGGTGGCGGCAAGTCGACGCTGTTTCGCCACATGTTTCGCTACTATGACTGTGACGAAGGCAGCATTGAGTTCGATGGTATAGACGTCAAGGATCTGACAATCGAGTCTGTGCGCCGACAGATTGGGGTTGTCCCCCAAGACACAACGCTTTTCAACGAGTCCCTAATGTACAATCTCCAGTATGCGAATCCATCTGCcacggaggaagaagtcTATGCGGCGTGCCGGGCTGCCAGCATCCACGATCGAATCATGAGCTTCCCGGATCAATACAACACTCAAGTTGGAGAGAGGGGCTTGAGACTCAGCGGCGGTGAAAAGCAGCGGGTAGCCATTGCTAGGACGATCCTCAAGGACCCTAGAATCATCATGCTGGACGAAGCTACATCGGCGTTGGATACCCATACTGAGCAAGAGATTCAGGACAATGTGTGGAACATAGGAGAAGGGCGAACTCTCCTAATAATTGC ACACCGACTCTCCACGATTACTCATGCTGACCAGATTATCGTGCTACACGCTGGTGAGATTGTGGAGAGAGGTACTCATGATGAATTACTTGACGCCAATGGACGTTATGCCTCGATGTGGGAGAAGCAGATCCGGGCTGAACGGGCCTTGGACGCAGCCCGAGAGGCACATCTAAAAGCAGCACGGGCAGTGCGAAGGGCCAACATGGGCTCGAAAACGCCTGAGGAGGCTACCATGGAGGACTACCAGAGCCTTGGCTCTTCAGGAACCCTCTCTGGCAATGCCACCAGTCGTGGCAATAACGGAGGGGACTCTacctcagcttcatcatcggCGTCGTCAGCATCATCCGATGCTGAGTCGACTCATACTGACGACCATGAGGATGACCGACATTAA
- a CDS encoding sphingosine N-acyltransferase lac1 (similar to Verticillium alfalfae VaMs.102 XP_003002460.1): protein MSEPFPLLNSPAEQLHSLEAEGTRRRRKSSGLGGDIRAGDTGAPAFASSKVSLDQTAASASSSSSSSNNAGSNSKRLSKRRRARGLLSRVRQTCVKHTWVLPLAILCVFLSGYAINPTDANPLHNFIFLSYPLPQEDASKPIQYGKGKWDIAFVAFYTVVLSFTREFIMQELLRPWARAAGLKRNKQARFMEQAYTAVYFLFLGPAGMYVMSRTPVWYFNTRGMYESFPHKTHEAPVKFYYLFQAAYWAQQAIVLLLGMEKPRKDFKELVGHHIVSLALIGLSYRFHFTYMGIAVYTTHDISDFFLATSKVLNYLDHPLVGPYFFVFVCVWVYLRHVINLKILWSLFTEFRTVGPFELNWATEQYKCWLSQYITTGLLASLQALNLFWLFYIIRIAYRFIRDSTADDDRSEDEDEGDESEPVREKPVPTLEINGKAINGNSH, encoded by the coding sequence ATGTCGGAACCGTTTCCGCTGCTCAACAGCCCCGCCGAGCAATTGCACAGTCTGGAGGCAGAGGGCACGCGACGGCGCCGGAAATCCAGCGGCCTCGGCGGCGACATTCGCGCAGGCGACACTGGCGCCCCGGCCTTTGCCTCGAGTAAAGTCAGTCTCGACCAGACTGCCGCCTCTgcatcctcgtcgtcatcttcttccaacAATGCCGGCAGCAATTCCAAGCGACTATCCAAGCGTCGTCGGGCGCGAGGCTTGCTATCCCGCGTGCGCCAAACCTGCGTCAAGCACACCTGGGTTCTGCCCCTGGCCATCCTCTGCGTCTTCCTCTCTGGCTACGCCATCAATCCGACCGACGCGAACCCCCTCCacaacttcatcttcctctcgTACCCGTTGCCGCAAGAGGATGCCTCGAAACCGATCCAGTACGGCAAGGGGAAATGGGACATTGCCTTTGTAGCCTTCTACACCGTCGTCCTCTCCTTCACGCGCGAGTTCATCATGCAGGAGCTTCTTCGGCCGTGGGCCCGCGCCGCCGGCCTCAAGCGCAATAAGCAAGCCCGCTTCATGGAACAGGCCTACACGGCCGTCTACTTCTTGTTCCTCGGCCCCGCGGGCATGTACGTCATGTCCCGCACGCCGGTCTGGTACTTCAACACGCGCGGCATGTACGAGTCCTTCCCGCACAAGACGCACGAGGCCCCCGTCAAGTTCTACTATCTCTTCCAGGCCGCCTACTGGGCCCAGCAGGCCAttgtcctcctcctcggcatgGAGAAGCCGCGCAAGGACTTCAAGGAGCTCGTCGGCCACCACATTGTCAGTCTTGCGCTCATCGGCCTATCCTACCGCTTCCACTTCACGTACATGGGCATCGCCGTCTACACCACCCACGACATCAgcgacttcttcctcgccacctcCAAGGTCCTCAACTACCTGGACCATCCGCTCGTCGGCCCCTacttcttcgtctttgtcTGCGTATGGGTCTACCTCCGCCACGTCATCAACCTCAAGATCCTCTGGTCTCTCTTCACCGAGTTCCGCACCGTTGGTCCCTTTGAACTCAACTGGGCGACGGAGCAGTACAAGTGCTGGCTCTCGCAGTACATCACCACCGGTCTGCTTGCCTCTCTGCAGGCCCTCAATCTCTTTTGGCTATTCTACATCATCCGCATTGCCTACCGCTTCATCCGGGATAGTACCGCGGATGACGACCGCtccgaagacgaagacgagggtGACGAGTCGGAGCCTGTGCGCGAGAAACCTGTTCCTACATTGGAAATCAACGGCAAAGCTATCAATGGCAATTCTCACTAA